Proteins encoded together in one Variovorax paradoxus EPS window:
- the proC gene encoding pyrroline-5-carboxylate reductase, whose protein sequence is MTIAVTFLPRTAPAPLPPIAFIGGGNMASAIIGGLIQQGTPATAFEVVEPFEAARTKLAQSFGITAQAEASEALSRCAVVVWAVKPQTFADAAKPVRAFAEDALHLSVAAGIPSDSIARWLGTERVVRAMPNTPALVGQGMTGLFARPDVTDADRALVSQLLTPTGELLWVDTEPALDAVTAMSGSGPAYVFYFIEAMTEAGVEMGLTPDQAQRLAIGTFTGASALAHSATEPPSVLRERVTSKGGTTYAAITSLEGADVKAQFKTAIRAAQKRAAELGEEFGRG, encoded by the coding sequence ATGACCATCGCCGTGACCTTCCTGCCCCGCACCGCTCCCGCGCCGCTGCCGCCCATCGCCTTCATCGGCGGCGGCAATATGGCGAGCGCCATCATCGGCGGACTGATCCAGCAAGGCACCCCGGCCACCGCGTTCGAGGTGGTCGAACCCTTCGAGGCGGCACGCACGAAGCTCGCCCAGTCCTTCGGTATCACGGCACAGGCCGAGGCCAGCGAGGCGCTCTCGCGCTGCGCCGTCGTGGTGTGGGCCGTCAAGCCGCAGACCTTCGCCGACGCCGCCAAGCCGGTGCGCGCATTCGCCGAGGACGCGCTGCACCTGAGCGTGGCCGCGGGCATTCCGTCGGACAGCATCGCCCGCTGGCTGGGCACCGAACGCGTGGTGCGCGCCATGCCGAACACGCCCGCGCTGGTTGGCCAAGGCATGACCGGCCTGTTCGCGCGGCCGGATGTCACCGACGCCGATCGCGCCCTCGTCAGCCAGCTGCTGACGCCCACGGGCGAACTGCTCTGGGTCGATACCGAACCTGCGCTCGACGCGGTCACCGCCATGTCCGGCTCGGGTCCGGCCTACGTGTTCTATTTCATCGAGGCGATGACCGAGGCCGGCGTCGAGATGGGCCTCACGCCCGACCAGGCGCAGCGCCTGGCCATCGGCACCTTCACCGGCGCCTCGGCGCTGGCGCACAGCGCGACCGAGCCGCCTTCGGTGCTGCGCGAGCGCGTGACCTCCAAGGGCGGCACGACCTACGCGGCGATCACCTCGCTGGAAGGCGCGGACGTCAAGGCGCAGTTCAAGACCGCCATCCGGGCCGCACAGAAGCGGGCCGCCGAGCTGGGCGAGGAATTCGGGCGCGGTTGA
- a CDS encoding MaoC/PaaZ C-terminal domain-containing protein, translating to MLDRLTQKIGQEGLSEWHVITQEMVDRYAVLSGDGEGEWIHLDPERAARETEYGGTIVPGFFQVAHLIRLTGEAMRTLLPFDSNHALNYGFDRLRFVSPMPVGARFRARVRILGATPKGEDGFLLKEEVLLELEDGTVTLAAEWLFFLGPRALPG from the coding sequence ATGCTCGATCGCCTGACGCAGAAGATCGGCCAGGAAGGCCTGTCCGAGTGGCACGTCATCACGCAGGAGATGGTCGACCGGTACGCGGTGCTGTCGGGCGATGGCGAAGGTGAGTGGATCCATCTCGATCCGGAGCGCGCGGCCCGCGAGACGGAGTACGGCGGCACGATCGTTCCCGGCTTTTTCCAGGTCGCGCACCTGATCCGGCTGACCGGCGAAGCGATGCGCACGCTGCTGCCCTTCGATTCGAACCACGCGCTGAACTACGGCTTCGATCGCCTGCGGTTCGTCAGCCCGATGCCGGTGGGCGCGCGCTTCCGGGCGCGGGTGCGCATCCTCGGCGCGACGCCCAAGGGCGAAGACGGTTTTCTGCTGAAGGAAGAGGTGCTGCTCGAACTCGAGGACGGCACCGTCACGCTGGCGGCCGAGTGGCTGTTCTTCCTCGGGCCGCGCGCGCTCCCCGGCTGA
- the ubiA gene encoding 4-hydroxybenzoate octaprenyltransferase produces the protein MLARRLALYLDLIRWNRPAGWLLLLWPTLGALWFAADGWPGWHLVVVFTLGTFLMRSAGCCVNDVADRDFDRHVKRTAQRPVTSGAISVKEALALGAVLALMAFGLVLTTNRVTVLWSFAALAITLIYPFAKRFVSIPQAVLGIAFSFGIPMAFAAVQATVPVFAAWLLAGNLFWVLAYDTEYAMVDRDDDLKIGMKTSAITFGRFDVAAVMLSYAIFLAVWAWAGASRSLGVLFFAGIAIAAGQGLWHWRLIRDRTRDGCFKAFRLNHWLGFTVFAGVVAGYAIH, from the coding sequence ATGCTCGCACGCCGTCTCGCGCTCTACCTCGACCTGATCCGCTGGAACCGCCCTGCCGGCTGGCTGTTGCTTCTCTGGCCCACGCTGGGCGCGCTCTGGTTCGCGGCCGACGGCTGGCCGGGTTGGCATCTGGTCGTGGTGTTCACGCTCGGCACCTTCCTCATGCGCAGCGCGGGCTGCTGCGTCAACGACGTGGCCGACCGCGACTTCGACCGCCATGTGAAGCGCACCGCCCAGCGGCCCGTGACCAGCGGCGCCATCTCGGTCAAGGAAGCGCTCGCGCTCGGCGCCGTGCTGGCGTTGATGGCCTTCGGGCTGGTGCTCACCACGAACCGGGTGACGGTGCTGTGGTCGTTCGCGGCGCTGGCCATCACGCTGATCTATCCCTTTGCCAAGCGCTTCGTGTCGATCCCGCAGGCGGTGCTGGGCATTGCCTTCAGCTTCGGCATCCCGATGGCCTTTGCCGCGGTGCAGGCGACGGTGCCTGTGTTCGCCGCGTGGCTGCTGGCCGGCAACCTGTTCTGGGTGCTGGCCTACGATACCGAGTACGCGATGGTCGATCGTGACGACGACCTGAAGATCGGCATGAAGACCTCGGCCATCACCTTCGGCCGCTTCGACGTGGCGGCGGTGATGCTGAGCTACGCGATCTTCCTGGCGGTTTGGGCGTGGGCCGGTGCCAGCCGGTCCCTGGGCGTGTTGTTCTTCGCGGGCATCGCCATCGCCGCGGGGCAGGGGCTCTGGCACTGGCGGCTGATTCGCGACCGGACACGCGATGGCTGCTTCAAAGCCTTCCGGCTGAACCACTGGCTGGGTTTCACGGTGTTCGCCGGCGTTGTTGCCGGCTACGCCATTCATTGA
- a CDS encoding Dps family protein yields MAKAPKKTKPASTPTPSSSSGKVPKKGGAIVAQESGSRNAPIINIGIERQDRAAIAEGLSRVLADTYTLYLTTHNFHWNVTGPHFNSLHAMFMGQYTELWTATDVLAERIRALGHYAPGSYAEFSKIATVPDVPQTPPKAMEMVRILVKGHETVSRIAREFIPVAEEAGDDPTADMLTARCTVHDQTAWMLRSLLED; encoded by the coding sequence ATGGCCAAAGCTCCGAAGAAAACCAAGCCCGCATCGACCCCCACCCCTTCTTCCTCCTCGGGCAAGGTGCCCAAGAAGGGCGGCGCGATCGTCGCGCAGGAGTCCGGCAGCCGCAACGCGCCGATCATCAACATCGGCATCGAGCGCCAGGACCGCGCGGCCATCGCCGAAGGCCTGAGCCGTGTGCTGGCCGACACCTACACGCTGTACCTCACGACCCACAACTTCCACTGGAATGTGACGGGTCCGCACTTCAACTCGCTGCATGCGATGTTCATGGGCCAGTACACCGAACTCTGGACGGCGACCGACGTGCTCGCCGAACGCATCCGCGCCCTCGGCCACTACGCGCCGGGCTCGTACGCCGAGTTCAGCAAGATCGCCACCGTGCCCGACGTGCCGCAGACCCCGCCCAAGGCGATGGAGATGGTGCGCATCCTGGTCAAGGGCCACGAGACGGTTTCGCGCATCGCGCGCGAATTCATTCCCGTGGCGGAAGAGGCCGGCGATGACCCGACCGCCGACATGCTGACCGCGCGCTGCACGGTGCACGATCAAACTGCCTGGATGCTGCGCTCGCTGCTCGAGGACTGA
- a CDS encoding LysR substrate-binding domain-containing protein, whose protein sequence is MTLTELKYIVAVARERHFGKAAEACYVSQPTLSVAIKKLEDELEVKLFERSAGEVTVTPLGEQIVQQAQSVLDQAASIKEIAKRGKDPLAGPLNLGVIYTIGPYLLPDLVRQVIARTPQMPLVLQENFTAKLLEMLRAGEIDCAVMAEPFPDTGLAMAPLYDEPFMAALPVNHKFAGRESITSEELQSETMLLLGTGHCFRDHVLEVCPEFARFSSNAEGIRKSFEGSSLETIKHMVASGMGVTLVPRLSVPAEALKPKGKGKKESDQMVRYLPVRDANDRDPPTRRVVLAWRRTFTRYEAIAALRNAIYACELPGVKRLS, encoded by the coding sequence ATGACTCTCACCGAACTCAAATACATCGTCGCAGTAGCCCGCGAACGGCACTTCGGCAAGGCGGCCGAGGCCTGCTACGTCTCCCAACCGACCCTCTCGGTGGCCATCAAGAAGCTCGAGGACGAGCTCGAGGTCAAGCTCTTCGAGCGCAGCGCCGGCGAAGTGACCGTCACGCCGCTCGGCGAGCAGATCGTGCAGCAGGCGCAAAGCGTGCTCGATCAGGCCGCCAGCATCAAGGAGATCGCCAAGCGCGGCAAGGACCCGCTGGCCGGCCCGCTGAACCTGGGCGTGATCTACACCATCGGCCCGTATCTGCTGCCCGACCTGGTGCGCCAGGTGATCGCGCGCACGCCGCAGATGCCGCTGGTGCTGCAGGAGAACTTCACCGCCAAGCTCTTGGAAATGCTGCGCGCCGGCGAGATCGACTGCGCCGTGATGGCCGAGCCTTTTCCCGACACCGGCCTTGCGATGGCGCCGCTGTACGACGAGCCCTTCATGGCCGCGCTGCCGGTCAATCACAAGTTCGCCGGACGCGAATCGATCACCTCCGAAGAGTTGCAGAGCGAGACCATGCTGCTGCTGGGCACCGGCCATTGCTTTCGCGACCACGTGCTCGAGGTGTGCCCCGAGTTCGCGCGCTTCTCCAGCAACGCCGAAGGCATCCGCAAGAGCTTCGAGGGCTCGTCGCTCGAAACCATCAAGCACATGGTGGCCTCGGGCATGGGCGTGACGCTGGTGCCGCGCCTGTCGGTGCCGGCCGAGGCGCTCAAGCCGAAGGGCAAGGGCAAGAAGGAGTCCGACCAGATGGTGCGCTACCTGCCGGTGCGCGATGCGAACGACCGTGATCCGCCCACGCGCCGCGTGGTACTCGCATGGCGGCGCACCTTCACACGCTACGAGGCCATTGCCGCGTTGCGCAATGCGATCTATGCGTGCGAACTGCCGGGCGTGAAGCGTTTGTCATAG
- a CDS encoding chloride channel protein — protein sequence MNREPDFLEHLRAELSSGRIWLDRAIVLGYAIAAGLFVVGFTLASDWVFGGFQRFYRAWPWAVLVTTPMITAGIVWFTLRFFPGASGSGIPQIKAALHPALPDERRFMFASLRLTVAKIGLGVAGFAAGLSIGREGPSVQVAAGVMQHARRWLSPNTTIDGRALLVAGGAAGIAAAFNAPLAGVVFAIEELSGRLEARSSGLIITAIVLAGLVAVSAFGNTSYFGVIRVPRLGWDALGPGLLVTLLAGAAGGLFARLLIASLTRAPERLNRWRARFPVRFAALGGLAVAVIGLVTGGVTFGAGSEAVKQMLQGHDELTPLYTVLKFVATWLTAWCGVPGGIFAPSLSIGAGIGDAVAHLASSDLGPALIALGMAGFLAAVTQAPLTAFIIVMEMVDGHAMVLSLMAAAMLASLISRMISRPLYDTLAEHMVGKAVAASEPVQASSSSQPAGPSSS from the coding sequence ATGAATCGCGAACCGGACTTTCTTGAGCATCTGCGCGCCGAACTGTCGAGCGGGCGCATCTGGCTCGACCGAGCCATCGTGCTGGGCTACGCCATCGCAGCCGGGCTGTTCGTGGTGGGGTTCACGCTGGCCAGCGACTGGGTCTTCGGCGGCTTCCAGCGCTTCTACCGCGCGTGGCCCTGGGCGGTGCTGGTGACGACGCCGATGATCACGGCGGGCATCGTCTGGTTCACGCTGCGTTTCTTTCCCGGCGCGAGCGGCTCGGGCATTCCACAGATCAAGGCGGCGCTGCACCCCGCGCTGCCCGATGAACGGCGCTTCATGTTCGCCTCGCTGCGACTCACGGTCGCCAAGATCGGCCTCGGTGTGGCCGGCTTTGCGGCCGGGCTGTCGATTGGCCGCGAAGGCCCCTCGGTGCAAGTGGCGGCCGGTGTGATGCAGCATGCGCGCCGCTGGCTCTCGCCCAACACCACCATCGACGGCCGCGCGCTGCTGGTGGCGGGCGGTGCGGCCGGCATCGCGGCCGCCTTCAATGCACCGCTGGCGGGTGTGGTGTTCGCCATCGAGGAACTGTCGGGCCGGCTCGAAGCGCGCTCTTCCGGCCTCATCATCACGGCCATCGTGCTCGCGGGCCTGGTGGCCGTCTCGGCCTTCGGCAACACCAGCTACTTCGGCGTGATCCGCGTGCCGCGCCTGGGCTGGGACGCGCTGGGCCCCGGCCTGCTGGTCACGCTGCTGGCGGGCGCCGCGGGCGGCCTTTTCGCCCGGCTGCTGATTGCCTCGCTCACGCGCGCACCCGAGCGGCTCAATCGCTGGCGCGCCCGGTTTCCCGTGCGCTTCGCGGCGCTCGGCGGGCTCGCGGTGGCGGTGATCGGACTGGTCACGGGCGGCGTCACCTTCGGTGCCGGCTCGGAAGCCGTCAAGCAGATGCTGCAGGGCCACGACGAGCTCACGCCGCTGTACACAGTGCTCAAGTTCGTCGCCACCTGGCTCACCGCCTGGTGCGGCGTGCCGGGCGGCATCTTCGCGCCATCGCTGTCCATCGGCGCGGGCATCGGCGATGCCGTGGCGCACCTGGCCAGCAGCGACCTGGGCCCGGCGCTGATCGCGCTGGGCATGGCCGGCTTCCTGGCCGCGGTGACGCAGGCGCCGCTCACCGCCTTCATCATCGTGATGGAGATGGTCGACGGCCACGCGATGGTGCTGAGCCTGATGGCCGCGGCCATGTTAGCGAGCCTGATCTCCCGCATGATCAGCCGCCCGCTCTACGACACGCTGGCCGAGCACATGGTCGGCAAGGCCGTCGCTGCATCCGAGCCTGTGCAGGCGTCGTCATCGTCGCAGCCGGCCGGCCCTTCATCGTCTTGA
- a CDS encoding YadA-like family protein, producing the protein MQYETNPDGSVNYNQITLGGGQAPGGTRISNVAPGILPNDAVNVEQLNQVRSQVGAVARIAYSGIAMATAMSSLPQAMTPGKSLVSLGTGTYSGYAAVAFGYSARSEDGKWIYKVNGAYAGQRFNLGVGVGYEW; encoded by the coding sequence GTGCAGTACGAGACCAACCCGGACGGGTCGGTCAACTACAACCAGATCACGCTGGGCGGCGGCCAGGCGCCGGGCGGCACGCGCATCTCGAACGTGGCGCCGGGCATCCTGCCGAACGACGCGGTCAACGTCGAGCAATTGAATCAGGTGCGAAGCCAGGTCGGCGCTGTTGCGCGCATCGCGTACTCGGGGATTGCCATGGCGACGGCAATGAGCAGCCTGCCGCAGGCGATGACGCCGGGCAAGAGTCTGGTCTCCCTTGGTACGGGCACCTACTCGGGCTATGCCGCGGTTGCCTTTGGCTATTCGGCTCGCTCCGAAGACGGGAAGTGGATCTACAAGGTCAATGGCGCCTATGCGGGCCAGCGATTCAATCTTGGCGTGGGGGTCGGCTATGAGTGGTAA